The region GCCCGAGCAGCAGAGTGATCGCCGAGACCGGCCGCAGCAGCGGGAACGTCACCTGCCAGAACCGGGTCCAGCCCGTCGCCCCGTCGATCTCGGCCGCCTCGTGGACCTGCGCCGGGATCGCCTGCAGGCCGCTGTGGAGCACGACGAGGTTGAACGGGATGCCGATCCAGATATTCGCGATCGTGACCGACCACAGCGACCAGTCCGGCGAGGTCAGCCAGTTGACCGGAACGAGGCCTAACGCGCCGAGGACGGCGTTGACCACCCCCGAGTCGCTGTTGAGCATCCACGACCAGGTGGAGGACGACACGATCAGCGGCAGCAGCCAGGGCACCAGGAACAGCGCGCGCAGCGTCGCCGACAGCCGGAAGTTCCGGGTGAAGAACACCGCGAGGGCGAGCCCGATGGTGAACTGGAAGACCAGCGACACCACGGTGAACACCACCGTGTGCCACAGCGCGGGCCCGAAGGTCGCGTCGCGGACGACCTTCAGATAGTTGGCGAGCCCGGTGAACGGCGCGTCGCCCCGTACGAACGACCGCACGGTGTAGTCGCGCAGGCTCAGCTC is a window of Microbispora sp. NBC_01189 DNA encoding:
- a CDS encoding sugar ABC transporter permease, whose amino-acid sequence is MEHATRTPAPPPAGDRREQAPARGQGGVRRVLARRDRPGQWAAWAFLTPLVAYLLAFYAYPLYRNVELSLRDYTVRSFVRGDAPFTGLANYLKVVRDATFGPALWHTVVFTVVSLVFQFTIGLALAVFFTRNFRLSATLRALFLVPWLLPLIVSSSTWSWMLNSDSGVVNAVLGALGLVPVNWLTSPDWSLWSVTIANIWIGIPFNLVVLHSGLQAIPAQVHEAAEIDGATGWTRFWQVTFPLLRPVSAITLLLGLVYTLKVFDIIWIMTKGGPSGASTTLATWSYRLGFGNLLPAFGPGAAVGNLLIVIALVFGLVYIRVQRRQGTA